A section of the Gloeobacter violaceus PCC 7421 genome encodes:
- a CDS encoding histidine phosphatase family protein, translating into MSLRVHFLRHGETIYSRTGGYCGELDPELTAEGEMMAAAFAAAHRSTPWDALYVSPMRRTVATARPLCEALGLEMQLRDGLKEIRYGAWEGKTSDDVKAHYADDYGRWLTEPAWNPPTGGETSVAIASRAMPVIAEIESKYADGNVLVVSHKATIRIMLCSLLGIDLGRYRDRINILAASLSTVKFDVHGPLLESLNDRAHLGQELRTLPGT; encoded by the coding sequence ATGAGCCTGCGGGTCCATTTTCTGCGCCACGGTGAGACGATCTACAGCCGCACGGGGGGCTACTGTGGCGAACTCGACCCCGAGTTGACCGCTGAGGGCGAGATGATGGCGGCGGCGTTTGCCGCCGCCCACCGCTCCACCCCCTGGGATGCACTCTACGTCAGTCCGATGCGGCGCACCGTGGCGACGGCCAGGCCCCTGTGCGAAGCCCTGGGATTGGAGATGCAGTTGCGCGACGGCCTCAAAGAGATCCGCTACGGCGCATGGGAAGGCAAGACCAGCGACGATGTCAAAGCGCACTACGCCGACGATTACGGGCGCTGGCTGACCGAACCCGCCTGGAACCCGCCCACCGGCGGCGAGACCTCAGTGGCGATCGCCAGCCGCGCCATGCCGGTGATCGCCGAGATCGAATCGAAGTATGCGGACGGCAACGTGCTTGTGGTTTCGCACAAGGCGACCATTCGCATTATGCTCTGCTCGCTGTTGGGCATCGACCTCGGCCGCTACCGCGACCGCATCAACATCCTGGCGGCCTCGCTGAGTACGGTCAAATTCGACGTGCACGGACCGCTTTTAGAATCGCTCAACGACCGCGCCCACCTCGGTCAGGAGTTGCGCACCCTACCGGGAACTTGA
- a CDS encoding LysR family transcriptional regulator — translation MKHATLHQLQVFQVVARHRSFTRAAEELFLTQPTVSMQIKQLTRAVGMPLFEQIGKRLFLTDAGRELLATCEEIFTRLAQFEMTVSDMQGLKKGQLRLAVVTTAKYFAPRLLGPFCQRYPEIDISLEVANRGRVLERLAENLDDFYIVGQVPEDLNVEMHPFLDDQLVVIAPYHHPLALQRNIPASRLVQEPFLMREPGSGTRMVVQQFFEERRLTPRVKMELGSSEAIKQAVIGGLGIAVLSHHALASEGALHHLAILNVEGFPIRRHWHVVYPAGKRLSVVARTFLQYLIEEGREVAERTSFEMTSLLERPA, via the coding sequence TTGAAGCACGCCACATTGCACCAGCTGCAGGTGTTTCAGGTGGTTGCGCGCCACCGCAGCTTCACGCGCGCCGCGGAGGAGTTGTTCCTCACCCAGCCGACCGTCTCGATGCAGATCAAGCAGCTGACCCGGGCGGTTGGGATGCCGCTGTTCGAGCAGATCGGCAAGCGGTTGTTTTTGACGGATGCGGGCCGGGAGCTGCTCGCCACCTGCGAAGAGATATTCACCCGTCTGGCCCAGTTCGAGATGACCGTCTCCGACATGCAGGGGCTCAAAAAAGGGCAATTGCGCCTCGCGGTGGTGACAACAGCCAAGTACTTTGCGCCGCGCCTTTTGGGGCCGTTTTGCCAGCGCTATCCGGAGATCGACATTTCGCTGGAGGTGGCCAACCGCGGCCGGGTGCTCGAACGGTTGGCGGAGAACCTCGATGATTTTTATATCGTCGGCCAGGTGCCCGAGGATCTCAACGTCGAGATGCATCCGTTTCTCGATGACCAACTGGTGGTGATTGCGCCCTACCACCATCCGCTGGCGCTGCAGCGCAATATTCCTGCGAGCCGTCTGGTGCAAGAACCCTTTTTGATGCGCGAACCCGGCTCGGGCACGCGCATGGTGGTGCAGCAATTTTTCGAAGAGCGCCGTCTCACCCCGCGCGTCAAGATGGAACTGGGCAGTTCCGAAGCGATTAAGCAGGCGGTCATCGGCGGATTGGGCATCGCAGTGCTCTCCCACCACGCCCTGGCGAGCGAAGGGGCGTTGCACCATCTGGCCATCCTCAATGTCGAAGGTTTTCCGATCCGCCGCCACTGGCATGTCGTCTATCCGGCGGGCAAGCGCCTCTCGGTGGTCGCCCGCACGTTCTTGCAGTACCTCATCGAAGAGGGCCGCGAGGTGGCCGAGCGCACCAGCTTCGAGATGACCAGTCTGTTGGAGCGGCCCGCCTGA
- a CDS encoding acetate kinase, with the protein MKVLVLNAGSSSQKSCLYDLPHTQLPQEPPQPLWEAQIDWPHGGDGAKLKIKTVHHRHEKTLQGGSRSEDSARMLETLYSGETRVIADPSEIEMVGHRVVHGGEAYRESTRITPEVKAAIDQLARFAPVHNPANLAGIEALEALLGPQVPQIAVFDTAFHSRLPAAAYVYPGPYEWLDQGIRRYGFHGISHRYCAERAAQILGRDLAQLRLITCHLGNGCSLAAVQGGFSIDTTMGFTPLEGLMMGSRSGSVDPGILIHLMRQADYTVDKLDHILNQASGLEGVSGISNDLRPLFKAIDEGNARAKLALDIYIHRLRAGIGAMAVSLGGLDALIFTAGVGENAAPVRAGACEALGFLGVALDPQKNNGRPRDADIAAADSAVRVLVIHTQEDWAIARECWQHLRR; encoded by the coding sequence GTGAAAGTACTCGTTCTCAACGCCGGTTCGAGCAGCCAGAAAAGCTGCCTGTACGACCTGCCGCACACCCAGCTGCCCCAGGAGCCGCCGCAGCCGCTGTGGGAAGCACAGATCGACTGGCCCCACGGCGGAGATGGCGCAAAGCTGAAGATCAAAACCGTCCACCATCGACACGAAAAAACCCTGCAAGGCGGGTCGCGCTCCGAAGACAGCGCCCGGATGCTCGAAACTCTCTACAGCGGCGAGACCCGGGTGATCGCAGATCCAAGCGAAATCGAGATGGTCGGACATCGGGTCGTCCACGGCGGTGAAGCGTACCGCGAGAGCACCCGGATCACCCCCGAGGTGAAGGCAGCCATCGATCAGCTCGCACGCTTTGCGCCGGTGCATAACCCGGCCAACCTCGCCGGTATCGAAGCGCTCGAAGCGCTCCTCGGCCCGCAGGTGCCCCAAATCGCCGTTTTCGACACCGCCTTCCACAGCCGCCTGCCCGCTGCTGCCTACGTCTACCCCGGTCCTTACGAGTGGCTCGATCAGGGCATCCGTCGCTACGGCTTCCACGGCATCAGCCACCGCTACTGCGCCGAGCGCGCCGCCCAGATCCTCGGGCGCGACCTGGCGCAGTTGCGCCTGATCACCTGTCATCTGGGCAACGGCTGTTCGCTCGCCGCCGTGCAGGGCGGCTTCAGCATCGATACCACCATGGGATTTACGCCCCTGGAAGGACTGATGATGGGCAGCCGCTCAGGCTCCGTCGACCCCGGCATTTTGATTCATCTGATGCGCCAGGCCGACTACACCGTGGACAAGCTCGATCACATCCTCAACCAGGCTTCGGGGTTGGAAGGCGTCTCCGGGATTTCCAACGACCTGCGCCCGCTCTTCAAAGCGATCGACGAAGGCAACGCCCGCGCCAAACTGGCGCTCGATATATACATCCACCGACTGCGTGCCGGGATCGGAGCGATGGCCGTGAGCCTGGGCGGCCTCGACGCCTTGATCTTTACTGCCGGGGTGGGAGAAAACGCAGCCCCCGTGCGCGCCGGAGCCTGCGAAGCGCTGGGATTTCTCGGGGTGGCCCTCGACCCCCAAAAGAACAACGGCCGACCCAGGGACGCAGACATTGCCGCCGCGGATTCAGCGGTGCGGGTGCTGGTCATTCACACCCAGGAGGACTGGGCGATTGCCCGGGAATGCTGGCAGCACCTGCGCCGTTGA
- a CDS encoding NADH-quinone oxidoreductase subunit M produces MLSVLIWLPVVGALLVGLWPGASAARLRSIALAFATAGVLWSAGLLWQFDPARPGLQFVEFIPWIAPVGLHYSLGADGLSLPLIALNSLLIWIAIYSNAYSGERPRLYYGLLLLAGGGMAGAFAAQNLLLFFLFYELELLPFYLLIFLWGCSEKRGYAAMKFLIYTAVSGFLILGAFLGLVLLDGSSSFAYGEQSTAALPLITQLILLTMLLVGFGIKIPLVPLHTWLPDAYCEASPPVAILLGGVLAKLGAYGLLRFGLGLFPETWALVAPGLATIGAITAVYGAFSAIAQRDIKRMVAYSSIGHMGYILLAAAAATPLSLLGAMLQMVSHGLILAILFHLVGVVEAKVGTRDLDVLNGLMNPIRGLPMVSALLVLGGMASAGIPGLVGFVAEFLVLQGSFAAFPVQTILCVVCSGLTAVYFVILLNRTCFGRLDNATAYYPPVRWIERTPALILAGIILVLGVQPEWLSRWSEVTAESMVTPVQSAANQPKMPAAAASLSPN; encoded by the coding sequence ATGTTGAGTGTGCTTATCTGGTTGCCGGTGGTGGGCGCTCTGCTGGTGGGCCTCTGGCCCGGCGCTTCCGCCGCAAGATTGCGAAGCATCGCCCTCGCCTTCGCCACGGCCGGGGTGCTCTGGTCGGCCGGGTTGCTCTGGCAGTTCGACCCTGCCCGGCCGGGGTTGCAGTTTGTCGAATTTATCCCCTGGATTGCCCCGGTAGGCCTGCACTACAGCCTCGGGGCGGACGGCCTCTCGCTGCCGCTCATTGCCCTCAACAGCCTGCTCATCTGGATCGCCATCTACAGCAACGCGTACTCCGGCGAGCGCCCCAGGCTTTACTACGGCTTGCTGTTGCTGGCCGGGGGCGGGATGGCCGGAGCGTTCGCCGCCCAGAATTTGCTGCTGTTTTTCTTGTTCTACGAGCTGGAACTGCTGCCCTTTTATCTGCTCATCTTTTTGTGGGGCTGCAGTGAGAAGCGCGGCTACGCGGCGATGAAATTTCTCATCTACACCGCCGTCTCGGGCTTCTTAATTCTGGGTGCTTTTCTGGGCCTAGTGCTGCTGGACGGTTCGTCAAGCTTCGCCTACGGCGAACAATCCACCGCCGCCCTGCCGTTGATTACCCAGTTGATTCTGCTCACGATGCTGCTGGTCGGCTTCGGCATCAAGATTCCGCTGGTGCCGCTGCACACCTGGCTGCCGGACGCCTACTGCGAAGCGTCCCCGCCGGTGGCCATTCTCTTAGGCGGGGTGCTCGCCAAGCTCGGAGCCTACGGCCTGCTGCGCTTCGGCCTGGGGCTCTTTCCTGAGACCTGGGCACTGGTGGCGCCGGGGCTTGCCACGATCGGTGCAATCACCGCTGTCTACGGCGCCTTCTCCGCCATTGCCCAGAGGGACATCAAGCGCATGGTTGCCTACAGCTCGATTGGCCACATGGGCTATATTCTCCTGGCCGCCGCCGCCGCCACCCCTTTGAGCCTGCTCGGGGCGATGCTGCAGATGGTGAGCCATGGCCTCATCCTCGCGATTTTGTTCCACCTGGTGGGGGTGGTCGAAGCCAAAGTCGGCACCCGCGACCTGGACGTGCTCAACGGCCTGATGAACCCGATTCGCGGCCTGCCGATGGTGAGCGCGCTATTGGTGCTGGGGGGGATGGCCTCCGCCGGCATTCCGGGGCTGGTGGGCTTCGTGGCCGAATTTCTGGTGTTGCAGGGCTCCTTTGCCGCCTTCCCGGTCCAGACGATTCTGTGCGTCGTCTGCAGCGGTCTCACGGCGGTCTACTTCGTGATTTTGCTCAACCGCACCTGCTTCGGTCGCCTGGATAACGCCACCGCCTACTACCCGCCGGTGCGCTGGATCGAGCGCACCCCTGCATTGATCCTCGCCGGCATCATCCTGGTCCTGGGCGTTCAGCCCGAGTGGCTCTCGCGCTGGAGCGAGGTGACCGCCGAGTCGATGGTTACCCCAGTTCAAAGTGCGGCCAACCAGCCCAAAATGCCGGCCGCCGCCGCTTCTCTCAGCCCGAACTAG
- a CDS encoding NAD(P)H-quinone oxidoreductase subunit F, whose product MDLAIVQSAWWIPLYNLAGAVLALPWSPGIIRKTGPRPAGYLNLIATLFALVHCLLLLREVWGQGPVAMSFTWLEVPGLTLTLPLEISAVTVTAAAVVAGLGLLAQLYAVAYLEMDWGWARLFSLLGLFQAGMSALVLCNSLFFSYFILEILTLGTYLLVGFWFNQPLVVTGARDAFLTKRVGDLFMLMGVLALWPLAGTWDFSELARWAAVTPPDASVATLLGLALIAGPIGKCAQFPLHLWLDEAMEGPLPSTILRNSVVVATGAWVLVKMYPLVALSPVTVAALIAIGSITALGGSLVALAQIDVKRVLSYLVSAYLGLVLVAVATGQLSTALLLLLANALAMALLVMAVGSAVWNNISQDLSQLGGLWSRRPVTALCYLTGCFGLVAALPLGGLWAQLEMVEGLWNAQPLLAVLVVVVNALAGFALGRVFGLIFLGKPTQMTVRSPEAPWPMVVPMTVLAGLVIHFPIVLATIGLLPGTAANPLALPALVALVVPGLAGVVLGARLRPVELPNRPVQDWLANDFYTAVAYKNTIVFVIGLISQFVSLFDRYVVDGLVNLVGQLSFLGGEGIKYSTTGQTQFYLLTIILGVVLLGMLMI is encoded by the coding sequence ATGGATCTCGCTATTGTTCAATCTGCCTGGTGGATTCCCCTGTACAATCTGGCCGGCGCCGTGCTGGCCCTGCCCTGGTCCCCGGGGATCATCCGCAAGACCGGACCGCGCCCGGCCGGTTACCTCAATTTGATTGCGACGCTGTTTGCCCTGGTCCATTGCCTGCTGTTGCTGCGGGAGGTCTGGGGTCAGGGGCCGGTGGCGATGAGCTTTACCTGGTTGGAGGTGCCGGGACTGACCCTGACGCTGCCGCTGGAAATTTCGGCGGTAACGGTGACGGCGGCGGCGGTGGTGGCTGGGTTGGGCTTGCTCGCCCAGTTGTACGCCGTCGCCTACCTGGAGATGGACTGGGGATGGGCCAGGCTCTTTTCGCTGTTGGGCCTGTTCCAGGCGGGCATGAGCGCGCTGGTGCTGTGCAATTCGCTGTTTTTCAGCTACTTTATCCTCGAAATTCTCACCCTGGGCACCTATTTGCTGGTTGGGTTCTGGTTCAACCAGCCCCTGGTGGTCACCGGGGCGCGCGACGCTTTTTTGACTAAGCGCGTCGGCGACCTGTTTATGTTGATGGGCGTACTTGCCCTCTGGCCGCTGGCGGGCACCTGGGACTTCTCGGAACTGGCGCGCTGGGCGGCTGTGACTCCCCCGGACGCGAGTGTTGCCACCCTGTTGGGACTGGCGCTGATCGCCGGCCCGATCGGCAAGTGCGCCCAGTTCCCGCTGCACCTGTGGCTCGACGAGGCCATGGAAGGTCCCTTGCCTTCGACCATTCTGCGCAACTCGGTGGTGGTCGCCACCGGCGCCTGGGTGTTGGTCAAAATGTATCCGCTCGTTGCCCTCTCGCCGGTAACCGTCGCGGCCCTCATCGCCATCGGCTCGATCACCGCCCTGGGCGGCTCGCTGGTGGCCCTGGCCCAGATCGACGTCAAGCGGGTATTGTCGTACCTGGTGAGTGCTTACCTGGGCCTGGTGCTCGTCGCAGTGGCCACCGGCCAGCTTTCGACCGCGCTGCTGCTGCTTTTGGCCAATGCCCTGGCGATGGCGCTGTTGGTGATGGCCGTGGGTTCGGCAGTCTGGAACAACATCAGCCAGGATCTCAGCCAGTTGGGCGGTCTGTGGTCGCGTCGGCCCGTCACCGCGCTGTGCTATCTGACCGGCTGCTTTGGGTTGGTGGCGGCTTTGCCCCTCGGGGGCCTTTGGGCGCAACTGGAGATGGTCGAGGGGCTCTGGAACGCCCAGCCGCTTTTGGCTGTGCTCGTGGTGGTCGTCAATGCCCTGGCCGGTTTTGCTTTGGGCCGCGTCTTCGGTCTGATTTTCCTGGGCAAGCCTACCCAGATGACCGTGCGCTCGCCTGAGGCGCCCTGGCCGATGGTGGTGCCGATGACGGTGCTCGCCGGTTTGGTGATTCATTTTCCCATCGTGCTTGCCACGATCGGCTTGCTGCCCGGCACCGCCGCCAATCCGCTGGCGCTCCCCGCCCTGGTGGCCCTAGTGGTGCCGGGCCTGGCAGGCGTGGTGCTCGGAGCGCGGCTCAGGCCGGTGGAATTGCCCAACCGCCCGGTGCAGGACTGGCTGGCCAACGACTTTTACACCGCCGTCGCCTACAAGAACACCATCGTCTTTGTGATCGGTTTGATTTCGCAGTTCGTTTCACTCTTTGACCGCTACGTGGTCGACGGGTTGGTGAACCTGGTGGGGCAGCTCTCGTTTTTGGGTGGCGAGGGCATCAAGTACAGCACCACCGGCCAGACCCAGTTCTATTTGCTCACGATCATTCTGGGGGTCGTGCTCCTCGGAATGCTGATGATTTAG
- a CDS encoding glycogen/starch/alpha-glucan phosphorylase encodes MAKDKSDKKTAAAAAAPVQIEDDRTGLSVETLKRAFADNLFYIQGKNADIATLNDYYMALAYTVRDRLLQRWLSTIKAQLKPEVKVVYYLSAEFLMGPHLGNNLVSLGIYDQVRQAIQESGLNLEELIAQEEEPGLGNGGLGRLAACYLDSLAALEIPAVGYGLRYEFGIFDQEIRDGWQVEITDKWLRYGNPWEIARPEATVEVKLGGHTEAFVDGAGRYRVRWIPERTIVGVPYDTPVLGFKNNAANTLRLWKAEAPESFDFQAFNLGDYYGAVNAKMYSENISKVLYPNDEPLQGRELRLEQQFFFVSCSLQDIIRRHLYVGGKLEDLHNSAAIQLNDTHPSIGIAELMRLLVDEHNIDWDTAWQITQNTFAYTNHTLLPEALERWPLSLFGSLLPRHLEIIFEINRRFLQEVSAKFPGDTGRLARLSLIQEGPEKFVRMAHLASAGSHAINGVAALHSELLKRDVLRDFYELSPEKFSNKTNGVTPRRWIMLSNPELAFLISESIGDGWIKNLGELRELERFANDKEFQSRWRQIKLNNKTNLAEYIRKRTGLVVDPHSLFDIQVKRIHEYKRQHLNVLYIITLYNRLKQNPELEITPRTFIFGGKAAPGYFMAKLIIKLINSVADVVNNDPDVGGRLKVVFLPDYNVTFGQRVYPAAELSEQISTAGKEASGTGNMKFSMNGALTIGTLDGANVEIREEAGEENFFLFGLTTEEVYALKARGYNPRDYYNGNPALRQVIDQLASGVLSSGETHLFAPLVDHLLNRDEYLLLADYQSYVECQDRVGEAYRDQEHWTRMSILNSARMGKFSSDRAIREYCEDIWGAVAVDVVLEEYVQATAGLAVKPQPVAAT; translated from the coding sequence ATGGCAAAAGATAAGTCGGACAAAAAGACCGCGGCTGCAGCGGCAGCGCCAGTCCAGATCGAGGACGATCGCACCGGTTTGAGCGTCGAGACGCTCAAGCGCGCCTTTGCCGATAATTTGTTTTATATCCAGGGCAAAAACGCCGACATCGCGACACTGAACGATTACTATATGGCTCTCGCCTACACCGTGCGCGACCGGTTGTTGCAACGGTGGCTGAGCACGATCAAAGCCCAGCTCAAACCCGAAGTCAAAGTTGTCTATTATTTGTCGGCGGAATTTTTGATGGGACCGCACCTGGGCAACAATCTGGTCAGCCTCGGCATCTATGACCAGGTGCGTCAGGCTATCCAGGAATCGGGTCTCAATCTTGAGGAACTGATTGCCCAAGAAGAAGAACCGGGGCTGGGTAACGGCGGCCTCGGGCGGCTTGCGGCTTGCTATCTCGACTCGCTGGCGGCCCTTGAGATTCCGGCTGTCGGCTACGGTTTGCGCTATGAATTCGGCATTTTCGATCAAGAAATTCGAGACGGCTGGCAGGTAGAAATCACCGACAAGTGGCTGCGCTACGGCAATCCCTGGGAGATCGCCCGGCCGGAGGCCACCGTCGAAGTCAAGCTCGGTGGCCACACCGAGGCTTTTGTGGACGGAGCCGGCCGCTACCGGGTGCGCTGGATTCCGGAGCGGACCATCGTGGGCGTCCCCTACGATACACCCGTCCTCGGATTCAAGAACAACGCCGCCAACACTCTGCGCCTCTGGAAGGCGGAAGCGCCCGAATCTTTCGATTTTCAGGCGTTCAACCTCGGCGACTACTACGGTGCGGTCAACGCCAAGATGTACTCCGAAAACATCTCCAAGGTGCTCTACCCCAACGACGAGCCGCTACAGGGGCGGGAATTGCGTCTGGAGCAGCAGTTTTTCTTTGTCTCCTGCTCGCTGCAGGACATTATTCGCCGACACCTCTACGTGGGCGGCAAACTCGAAGATCTGCACAACAGTGCCGCCATTCAGCTCAACGACACCCACCCGTCGATCGGTATCGCCGAGTTGATGCGGCTATTGGTCGACGAGCACAACATCGACTGGGATACGGCCTGGCAGATTACCCAAAACACGTTCGCCTACACCAACCACACCTTGCTGCCGGAGGCGCTGGAGCGCTGGCCGTTGAGTTTATTCGGCAGCCTGCTGCCCCGCCACCTGGAAATTATCTTCGAGATCAACCGGCGATTTCTTCAGGAGGTGAGCGCGAAGTTCCCGGGCGATACCGGCCGCCTTGCGCGCCTGTCGCTCATCCAGGAGGGACCGGAAAAATTCGTGCGCATGGCGCATCTGGCGAGCGCCGGCAGCCATGCCATCAACGGCGTGGCCGCCCTGCACAGCGAGTTACTCAAGCGCGACGTGCTGCGCGATTTTTATGAACTGTCGCCCGAAAAATTTTCCAACAAAACCAACGGCGTCACGCCGCGCCGCTGGATCATGCTGAGCAATCCGGAGCTGGCCTTCTTGATCAGCGAGAGCATCGGCGACGGCTGGATCAAAAATCTGGGTGAGCTGCGCGAACTGGAGCGCTTTGCCAACGACAAAGAGTTTCAATCGCGCTGGCGGCAAATCAAGCTCAACAACAAAACGAACCTCGCCGAATACATCCGCAAACGCACGGGACTGGTGGTCGATCCCCATTCGCTGTTCGATATCCAGGTCAAGCGCATCCACGAGTACAAGCGCCAACACCTGAACGTGCTGTACATCATCACTCTGTACAATCGCCTCAAGCAGAATCCCGAGCTTGAGATCACCCCCCGCACGTTCATCTTCGGCGGCAAGGCGGCGCCGGGCTATTTCATGGCCAAACTGATCATCAAATTGATCAACTCGGTGGCAGATGTTGTCAACAACGACCCCGATGTGGGCGGCCGGCTCAAAGTCGTGTTTTTGCCCGACTACAACGTCACTTTCGGCCAGCGGGTCTACCCGGCCGCTGAACTTTCCGAGCAAATCTCCACCGCCGGCAAAGAAGCCTCCGGTACGGGCAACATGAAGTTCTCCATGAACGGTGCGCTCACCATCGGCACCCTGGATGGCGCCAATGTCGAGATTCGCGAGGAAGCCGGGGAAGAAAACTTCTTCCTGTTCGGCCTCACCACCGAGGAGGTCTACGCCCTCAAAGCGCGCGGCTACAACCCCCGGGATTACTACAACGGCAATCCCGCCCTGCGCCAGGTGATCGATCAGCTCGCATCGGGGGTTCTCTCTTCGGGCGAAACGCACCTGTTCGCGCCGTTGGTGGACCACCTGCTCAACCGCGACGAGTACCTGTTGCTCGCCGATTACCAGTCCTACGTCGAATGCCAGGACCGGGTGGGCGAAGCCTACCGGGATCAGGAGCACTGGACGCGCATGTCGATTCTCAACTCCGCCCGCATGGGCAAATTCTCCTCGGACCGGGCGATTCGCGAGTACTGCGAGGACATCTGGGGGGCGGTTGCGGTGGATGTGGTGCTGGAGGAGTACGTCCAGGCGACCGCCGGTCTCGCGGTCAAACCGCAGCCGGTGGCGGCCACCTAA
- a CDS encoding CO2 hydration protein encodes MTTATKSPILPGYSGVLPPSQHEFAQVVHRLEAGGAMLPDSPENLMQIIGIYKAYAVPMDFYWRDLLYMAEQVFLDPLPFFKYFPTQEYLDRHNHYAGEDADLRIWRGPATAHPELLAFMEKGETGKMPKLFHHLWHDRINMEFAEECMRAMLWHQGMGGRFNDYLDSDEYREGADRAIRAYFKGNPAMLALHKLFPDLFLEQCRQASYLANLGLFWEVMAPVFFEMSDLFDEGKLRTVPEAMNFLVNGIFAIAGRPIYHHVYIRGECYEVIPKSKGFTWLYEAALPYVEAVFYRTSPFRGTKSYNAQAKQVPEDQKDFHFGILYADVFPVGTAGIPPTLLMQDMYHFLPPYLVEYYSRHCKGKDDMLIQLGITFQRSMYCVTSAVIQALRAALLYPLDDPNPRHLQANRAFFEMQLDRFKRPEARLRDIQHQDYR; translated from the coding sequence ATGACGACCGCCACAAAATCCCCTATCCTCCCCGGCTACAGCGGGGTGCTCCCGCCCTCCCAGCACGAATTTGCGCAGGTCGTTCACCGCCTGGAGGCGGGCGGAGCGATGTTGCCGGATTCGCCCGAGAACCTGATGCAAATCATCGGCATCTACAAGGCCTACGCCGTGCCGATGGACTTCTACTGGCGCGACTTGCTCTATATGGCCGAGCAGGTCTTCCTCGATCCGCTGCCCTTTTTCAAGTACTTCCCGACCCAGGAATATCTGGATCGCCACAACCACTACGCGGGCGAGGACGCCGACTTGCGCATCTGGCGCGGTCCCGCCACCGCCCACCCGGAACTGTTGGCCTTCATGGAAAAGGGCGAAACCGGCAAGATGCCCAAGTTGTTCCACCACCTCTGGCACGACCGTATCAACATGGAATTTGCCGAGGAGTGCATGCGCGCCATGCTCTGGCACCAGGGTATGGGCGGGCGCTTCAACGATTATCTGGACAGCGACGAATACCGCGAGGGTGCCGATCGGGCTATCCGCGCCTACTTCAAGGGCAATCCGGCCATGCTCGCCCTGCACAAACTCTTTCCGGACCTGTTCTTGGAGCAGTGCCGCCAGGCGAGTTACCTGGCCAACCTGGGCCTCTTTTGGGAGGTGATGGCCCCGGTCTTCTTCGAGATGTCGGATTTGTTCGACGAGGGCAAATTGCGCACCGTCCCCGAGGCGATGAACTTTCTCGTCAACGGCATCTTTGCCATTGCCGGGCGGCCCATCTACCACCACGTCTATATCCGGGGCGAGTGCTACGAGGTCATCCCCAAATCCAAGGGCTTCACCTGGCTGTACGAGGCGGCCCTGCCCTACGTGGAGGCCGTCTTTTACCGCACCTCTCCCTTTCGCGGCACCAAGTCCTATAACGCCCAGGCCAAGCAGGTACCCGAAGATCAAAAAGACTTTCACTTTGGCATTCTCTATGCCGATGTCTTTCCGGTGGGCACCGCCGGGATCCCGCCCACGCTGCTGATGCAGGACATGTACCATTTCCTGCCGCCCTATCTGGTCGAGTACTACAGCCGCCACTGCAAGGGCAAGGACGACATGCTCATCCAACTGGGCATCACCTTTCAGCGCTCGATGTACTGTGTCACCTCGGCGGTTATCCAGGCCTTGCGCGCGGCGTTACTCTACCCGCTCGACGATCCGAATCCGCGCCATTTGCAGGCCAACCGGGCTTTTTTTGAGATGCAGCTTGACCGCTTCAAGCGGCCCGAGGCGCGCCTGCGCGATATCCAGCACCAGGACTACCGTTAG
- a CDS encoding fasciclin domain-containing protein: MPDIVDIAVGAGAFKTLVTAVQVAGLVDTLKSPGPFTVFAPNDEAFAQLPPGTVTSLVQNPPQLARILCFHVVPGRYKQADLARVGSLNSVEGAPIPFYCAEGVFEVKNATVLAADIEADNGIIHVLDRVILMG, translated from the coding sequence ATGCCCGACATTGTCGACATCGCCGTGGGCGCCGGTGCCTTCAAGACCCTGGTGACCGCCGTCCAGGTGGCCGGCCTGGTTGATACCCTCAAAAGTCCCGGCCCGTTCACTGTGTTTGCCCCCAACGACGAGGCCTTCGCCCAACTGCCCCCGGGTACCGTCACCTCCCTGGTGCAAAACCCGCCCCAACTGGCGCGCATCCTCTGCTTCCACGTCGTCCCCGGCCGCTACAAACAGGCGGACTTGGCCAGGGTGGGTTCCCTCAACTCCGTCGAAGGCGCCCCCATCCCCTTTTATTGCGCAGAAGGCGTCTTCGAGGTCAAAAACGCCACGGTCCTTGCGGCGGACATCGAAGCCGACAACGGCATCATCCACGTCCTGGACCGCGTCATCTTGATGGGCTAG